In Mangifera indica cultivar Alphonso chromosome 14, CATAS_Mindica_2.1, whole genome shotgun sequence, the DNA window ATATATGACATGGAAGAGGTtgaagaatatatttatatcattatatacaAAGAGAAATTCTCTAGTCAAGATATTCAGATTTTAATCATATCAGTACTTTTTTAAATCACTgatagatttttatttataaaatatcattttaaagtAACGAAGGAACCTAACGGtatttaaatatcaatctgACAACATTAATATCAGAATATATTGACTAGAGAATTTTCGAATACGCTAATCACTACATAGAACTAAAGGACTTAGATGGACATGGCCATAAAAGGCAGGAAGAGTGAAAAGTTGTGTCAAGAGTCGGGCGTTGTTGAAGAATATattgatgcatttgaagaatATATGGATAGTGCTAGAGGTAAAGATAGGTAAGGCTCTGGTGGAATTTTCAAGGCTTCAATGCTTCCCTGCAGCATGTCTATCACCTTATTCATGGATGGCCTATCAGATGGCCGAGTCTGTATGCACCACAAGCCTACAATAATCATCCTCTTCGCAATCTCATTTTCCTGGCTGCCATTAGCACCTGGCCATTTCAACTCATTGCCCTGTTCCACATGCATGTAAATCCAATGAGGAAAAATTGTTTCGTTGGTATGAATCTCCCCAGCTTCgatctttcttcttcctccaaCCATCTCCAGCACCATGGTTCCATAGCTGTAGACGTCAGACTTATGGGAAACTTCTCCGAAGTTCCTGTTGAACACTTCCGGAGCAATGTACCCAATTGTTCCCCTAGCCTCCAGTATCGAAACAATGCTGTCTTTTTTCAAGCACAGCTTTGCCAGGCCAAAATCAGAGATCTTAGGACAAAAATCTTCATCAAGAAGAATGTTATGAGGTTTTATGTCAAAATGCAGAATCCTTGTGTTGCAGCCACGGTGTAAATACTCTAGCCCTCGAGCTATCCCTAATGCAATGGAGAACATTTGTTCCAATCCTAAAACCAGAGAAGTCTTGGGATCTTCCTGGTTGTATATGAATTTATCTAGGGACCCATTTGACATAAACTCATAGATGAGAGCTCTTTTGTCACCTTCTAAACAAAAACCCAGTAGAGTGACAATATTAACATGGGATGTTTTACTAATGGTGGCCACTTCGTTAATGAACTCTTGGCCATTTCCTTTGGATGTATTCAGGAGCTTTACTGCAACAAGATGACCATCTGGTAACttccctttgtacacaccgccatACCCTCCTTGGCCGAGTTTATCTTTGAACGAGTTGGTCATCTTCTTCACCTCTGAAAAGTAGTACCGTTTGGGAGCTAGAGGTCCACAATCTCTGATAAAGGCCTCAATATCTCTGTCACTCTTCCTTATAAACCTCGAAAGGGATCTTGGCATGAATAATGAGATATCCTTCCTTACCAGAAGGTACAAAATTGCACAAATAATGGTCATTCCCATTATAGCAGCACCAATACTGATATTCCTGACAATGTTCTTTCTAGTGGCCACTTCAGAACCTGTATTATTCAATGTAATATCATAAAGTTATACAACTTTACATGTACATAAGATACATAAGACAATTTTTTAACTCATGAATAGTATCTTAGCCTATTGTTTTATTTCGGTAATCACAAGTTTACAACCAGTCTTTCTTAAAATATCCAAAGCAATACAGAACACTTAGATTTCCACCACTATTTGAgaggtttttaaaatattatctgttttagatataaaatttattattataaccCAAAAAGGTTAGAATTTTTTAACTggtatatattcatttttcattCTTAAGTATAGTAGTTAAGTCACGTATCGTATTgtatattgaaaatcaaattttttatattatgtattatattgtattacaTGATacgtttttgaaaaataatataacaaaatatttaaaaactttaattgaCATACCAtcatttagaaaatatcacaatcattcttaaaattacaaaattttctcatatatatttatataatatctttattttcgctaaaaatagatattcatttatatcaataatatatatcatatatataattttttatctaaattatattgtataatgtattataaaaatGCTAAACCAATGCTACTTATATGTGCATTAGTTTTATAGGTCAGGTGGAAAAATACAGAGCCAGCAAAGGCAGGTCTTAGCTGAGGTCATATCTCATAGACTTTTCTTCAAAACCCTGACGTCACCTAATGCCCGAGTAAATGGGTTGTTGATCAATGAAGAAGGACAAAAATGACTCAAAATGTGAACGCCTTGGCGAAGCCAATGACCAATCACAAAGGATGGAGCATAAGAGTAATGctctatatatatacttttaaacaTGTgaataagtgtgtatatatatataaaatataatatcttattatataattaaatattattttaatttaaaataaattaatcataccataatacaaattaaaaatatattaatttgtatacctGGACAGGTTTGATCGTGAGGCTGATCACGGCAGAGGCACAGAAATGGCTCTGAATTTGACGGATTCGACCCACAAACCCCTTGAGAACTTATGCACGCAGAACATGATTCATTGTCAGCATTATACTTCATATCCACATCTTCATTCAAAGCCTCTCCCAGTTCTCCGGCTACAAGACGATTCTGGTTAACTTCATCCAACACAATAGGGACTCTGATGACCTTGCTACAGTTGTTGCTAAGATTTTTCAGTAGCTCCCTTCCCTCGACTGCGTAAAAGCCCGTTCTCACTTCATTTCCTTCTACTTCGCAAGTGAACGTGTTCAAATCCGACTGCGAGAAATTTCCATGGCAGTTGTAGAACAAGCTGAGTTTGGCAATTCCAGGGCCGTAGCTGAAGAGTGTTTCGTTGAAAGTGATCGTTTCCCGGAATAGCTGAGAGCAAGAAGAGGGGAAAAGAACGTTTCTGAAAATGGTCATGAGTTGAAGTTCACGATTGATTCGTGAAACATTGAATCCTTCGAACCCAGAACGTAAAGTTGGGAACTCTCCTTCTTGACAGTCGAGCTGGAACCCTTCACGGCCGCAGTATGGAGACCGATCGTCCCCCCAGAAAGGATAATCGATATCCCCTATGACTCCACAGTTGTATGGAGTTCTGCAAGTCAAGTACCTCTGATCGTCTCCAGAGAGAGAGGAAGGGATGGCGATCAAGATGAtgaagtgaagaagaagatgggtATTCATTTTGTGAAAGCTCATTGGCTAGAAGGAGTTGTTGGCTGCTTAATGAATTTGgtagtttaatttgttttaaataaaatggaaCATCCACTAAAATATAAGGGAGAGAGTAAAGGCAGATGGctgttgaatttaatttaattttttgacctGGACTTTTGGAGTGTTAGTTGGGGCAATTTGTGTGGCAAATAATTTCCGGAAAGTCCATTCTTAGGAGACTATCAGAAAGTTCTATTTGGTACCTAGACCGTCAGATATGGTACCCGAATCCAGGAAAAAGCATTCCAAACAAAGAATCAAGAGCTCCAAGTGAGGTAAACGGGCGTTCTAAGCATGGTAGCTAATTAGAACGAGGTCGTTTTATTTTACTAACTGTTTATTAATCATTCTAAAAACTTTTTAGTTGTTCTAATTTGAAACATGTATATtctattcaaatcaaacattcCATCAAATGAAACTATCGTTCCGTTGAAAAGCAAATTTTTGTTGTTCACAAATTTCATAAGTAACGAAAGAGGCACTTATTTGAGTGTCGAGGGTTTAGAATTATACACTTGATATCCAAAAGAGTTATCAATTTGTTGCATTCTCTTTACAGTTAAActacaatataataaattccTTCATCATTTACTTGCGATTTTTCTCAATTTGAGTTTCCCCATAAATTTTTCTATGTCCTTTTTCTTGCCCTATTTTGTGGATTGTTtcgtttaattaaaaattaattagttttccTTATAACAcagatattattaatatttgtgtATCTAGCTATATTCAACTAATATTCCTAAAggttattttaaattgtaataGATAAAGTGCTTGCAACATgtaatttataaagatttttcttctctttaacATAGGTTTGACAAGTCTAATTGCATTTGGGgttgaaattgaatcaaattgagttgagttaAACGAGGACTATTGAGGTCAAACTTGACTTGATTCAATTTATGCAAGGTTCAAGCTTAAATTCTAAATAAGAGTTATttactcaagtttgatttgtaaaattataattaaattttatagctTTTATATTTACcaattatcattatatattcaaagtttgaTATAAAAGCTTATAAGCTGGATATTAGATTTTTGGATATAAGtgtaatatattaaacttttataagtttattgatattgttCATTGACCCGAGAAATAACGAGCTCGAACTGGGCCATGTATAATGCTCAAACTTGAGCGAGATTCTCATTTGTTCAAGCTTCAAAGTCATGTAGATATGGAAAGATATGGTTTCATGCGTTAATGTTGAATTTGTGAGAAAATACTACTAAGTGTATCATGTGGTAACCGGTAGGAAAGCTTCAAAGGAGgagaagaaattaaatttaaagtcaTGGAGGAAATTTTACGGGGCTTTATCAGACATTTGTTAAACAAATAGGAAGCGgctgcttcttcttctctcatagactttgattttttttcccattatcACAATCACAGGTAATCATCTACTCTCTACTTTTGGCTTTATTATATGACTCTTTTGGATTCTCAGGAGACCCAACTgtgaattaatttaattcacaatcaaattaattaattctgtaaaaaaatataacttctAGGACAACTTTATGTCTACGGTGATTTGCCGGCCGGTCCTTCTATTGCCTAGTTAAGAAAGCAAAATTGGTGCTGATGAGTTGCTTGATTCTTAATTTCCTATTACCAACTACGTATATACATCCAGTAATTTATCTCTTTTGTTAATCGATTCATGTCCTAGTCTTGTTATTAAGGTTTTCGAAACATCTAGGATGAACATCGGACAACGAGTTAGCAAATCTCATACTCGAACTCTATGTAGTTTATAAAGAAGAATGCTTTCTTGCtatataatttcatcaaagGAGGACACAATTGAATTTTATGAGAGAACACCTTCATAACAGTCATCTAACAAGatgttaatttatcttattaataaaattatagtagGTATAAAAAAAAGTCTTGCATATAAGTAGAAGAAAAAGAGACagggaagaagaaaaacttgCATATAACATATCTTGTACATATGTATTCTAATCATTAGACTAAACCAACGAAGAAATATTGTGTCTCATATTCTTGTTTACTCATTTCAATTTATCCtctcatataattataaaatatttattcaaatcttctcaaattttaatcattattatcGTAACATATTTTATACGAAACTCTAAATTTTATTCATCATTACTAATGAGAAATCGCAccgttaataaaattttttagaaacaaatttatttatctctCTTTCAAATGTGTGCCAATAGAATTGTATCAATTTGTCACTTTGTTCACACGGCCTTGGAAGAGAGGGCATTTATATTTACCATGAGTTCCTTAAGCATCAAGTTTTGCCATTCTGTTCATGAAGGAGACCTCTGTTTTATTTTCCATGGATTATGTCAGTGGTGTGGATGTGTAATCAAAGTATCTTGGCAGCCAAGTTTGTATACTTTTTGGGTATTAGCACATATGATATAcaaatacaatatgatacaaatgaaaaataatacatatcttaaaatatattaaaaatggatATGATATAATTCatgttatatgatataatatatattatcgatatatcattacatattttttaataaatggtAACTTAATAGAGTTGTATAtatgaaattctaaaattaaaaaaaatcagtgaattcattttgaaaaggccaaaagacttgttttcaCCCAAGGTATTGTGAAATCTCATACTCTAatcctttaacttttaaaaattaaaatacccacccatgattcaatttatgttaaaaatttaagttagagttatgggtaaaattgttatttattaaaaaattaaaaaaattaaagttttatcatattttcctcttcaggtttaaaaatctcacatttcaatcccacctaaagtttaaaaagttactttttcacccctaggttttttttcttcttctcccctGACGACAATCTCCTCCCCGACCGTTGGTCGACTTCCCACCATCTTCAAGGCCGATCTTCTCTTTTCGGTGACCGATCTTCCGTCTTCAGTGACCAATCTAATCGGATGTTGTCTGGAGATGTCGATCTTGAGATGTAATTTTCATTGGCCAAGGCAGCTAACTGAAGAAAACGGTCAAACAAAGACATATGTGGTTCCTCTCAAGTTGATCGGACGATTCTGGGATGGCCGATTTTGATTGTCTTTATCTGATTGAAATCGGCCACCGAAAAGAGAAGATCAACCAACCTTGAAGATGGTGGGAAGCCAGCCGACCTCGAAGATAGTCGGAAGTCGGTCGATAGCCAAAGAGGAGATTGTCGTCGGAGGAGGAGGAAAAAAAATCTAGGGGTGAAagggtcacttttcaaactttgggtagaaaaaattgttagatttttaaatctagaaaaaaaaaatgtgataaaattttaatttttttataaaaaatgattgaatcTCTAaccttaattgagatttttaataaaaattaatttatgagtaggtatttagatttttaaaaattgaaatgtaagagtttgaaatttcattataccttgaatgggaacaagttttttggccttcAAGATACAGAAAATGACCCTAACatgtacaaataattaaattaccatATTACCCTTATTATACtctctctccttttctttcttctccttcacCATTTGttgctctttttcttctccttcccCGTTTCTCCACCGTCAGAAAAATGCCTTTTGAACTATCTTGGGCCATTCTCTATCTCACAGTTCATATCGGTTAAAAACCCTTATCGATTGACCTCATTATTTGGACTGGACCGGCTCTCAAGTCTTGGTTGAACCGATCAAACATTTAAAATCATTGCCTCAATTGGTGGGAAAGCCGATTTCTCCTGGCATTTTCTAAAtcagttaaatataataaagtcGCAATCTAACTGAGTCCactaaaaaatattgtttcttAGAACAATATCATGTCTCGGTTGCCTTGGgctttcatttattaaatactCCAAAtaagaaaggaagaagacagAATTGACTTGTTGACTTGGACTTTCCAGGATCCTATGgaaattttatttggttaaagtCAAACTGAATaagacattaaatataaaatacatttatatattagGAAATATTGGATATGTCATCTATGGGTATTACCATGaatttaaatactaataatagtacttttttaatttaaaattatttaattatatattaatatttaaattgatatttattatatcaacatttataattatttaaatcataaatgtttcatattacaaaaattttaattcagccCATTAGATCTAACGGGCTGAGTATGAAGCTAAAGGcctaaaaattatcttaatttagCCTATAACAAGAGTTTGACCAAAAGTATTGCTAATAAATAAAGGTAGATCTAAATTGAGTTAGGTTGGAATAAGGGTTAGTTTTAAacctaatttaaattcaaaaaagtttgcTTGAAATCAAACTTGGTTCGCTGGACTGGTGAATAATGATGGCATAGAAGAAGAACACTGTCCCAATTCTTTTTCAGCAATCCATCTGCCTTCACATTCTTTTACCATATGTACACAAATGCAATACAACAGGCAGGAAAAACATGAAAAGAGACACTGAAAAAATTAGAGGGCGACAGGGGCCGGGGACTTGTCTTCTATCTATTCCCCACTTACATACACAACCAAATCTTTCACCAAATTTCCAGACAAATTTTGACATCATCAATTCCCATTGATGAAGGACCTCGAGGTAGGTGTCAAATCCCCATCTGACGATGACTCAGAGATGGCAAATCCAATAGCTGGATATGCAGTTTGAATCTGCCAGTCATTGCAATCAGGATGTGAATGGCTCGGCGGGTACCCGAGCTCGAAAGCTTTGTCAGCTGTGTAAACATTTTGTTCCACAGATTTCACCATGGCCATATTACTATTAGGATATTGCTCCACAACTTCACCTGTGAATTTTCAAGTAATATGTCAAGAAGGAACAAAATTATGTGCATTATTCAATTGCACGTGTAACATCCAATAGGCTGACCACGTTCATTATAGTTTTACCTCAGGGTTTTGTAACTCAAAATTTATCTTAGCATCTCAAGTAATATGAGATATGCATATAAACTTAATATCTTTTCCGTATTTTATCGATATAAGATTCATTTAAAAATGTTATGAAATGTATACATCCATTTAATATGTAAGAGTACCCAGTGTTAGAAGGGCTGGCTCATTCAAACTTCCTTCAACCTCTTCCAGTTTTTGCCAATTTAGATAAGCTTCGCACACCAAACTTTCTATATAGGCCTGCAAAATGCGCCCA includes these proteins:
- the LOC123195462 gene encoding LEAF RUST 10 DISEASE-RESISTANCE LOCUS RECEPTOR-LIKE PROTEIN KINASE-like 2.1, translating into MSFHKMNTHLLLHFIILIAIPSSLSGDDQRYLTCRTPYNCGVIGDIDYPFWGDDRSPYCGREGFQLDCQEGEFPTLRSGFEGFNVSRINRELQLMTIFRNVLFPSSCSQLFRETITFNETLFSYGPGIAKLSLFYNCHGNFSQSDLNTFTCEVEGNEVRTGFYAVEGRELLKNLSNNCSKVIRVPIVLDEVNQNRLVAGELGEALNEDVDMKYNADNESCSACISSQGVCGSNPSNSEPFLCLCRDQPHDQTCPGSEVATRKNIVRNISIGAAIMGMTIICAILYLLVRKDISLFMPRSLSRFIRKSDRDIEAFIRDCGPLAPKRYYFSEVKKMTNSFKDKLGQGGYGGVYKGKLPDGHLVAVKLLNTSKGNGQEFINEVATISKTSHVNIVTLLGFCLEGDKRALIYEFMSNGSLDKFIYNQEDPKTSLVLGLEQMFSIALGIARGLEYLHRGCNTRILHFDIKPHNILLDEDFCPKISDFGLAKLCLKKDSIVSILEARGTIGYIAPEVFNRNFGEVSHKSDVYSYGTMVLEMVGGRRKIEAGEIHTNETIFPHWIYMHVEQGNELKWPGANGSQENEIAKRMIIVGLWCIQTRPSDRPSMNKVIDMLQGSIEALKIPPEPYLSLPLALSIYSSNASIYSSTTPDS